Proteins from one Streptomyces sp. NBC_00289 genomic window:
- a CDS encoding winged helix-turn-helix domain-containing protein, whose translation MGWWQVNADTLAGSRFVLSPLAETFASLKLLHAGVPAHPGEQAWLSDHLPAYRRRLAADPVTALLVRSGLGRNWIADFLTPTPKDRETFEEGVARVRAAQPGRARAHLRTSLAGPLPAALHRDDLPERAAALLEDVWADAVRPYWPRRRRVLEADVVARTARMTQGGWAAVLDALRPGTRWLGENRLQVNTHEYPPREISGAQLVFVPVTPQTGWVSWEEDERYAVVYPCAGVLATGRSPAVPASLGTLLGTARAGVLVRLGSPLSTSQLTAVTGQGLGSVGRHLRVLLDAGLVERRRAGRSVLYSRTAAGEVLVRAGRGGGADSPA comes from the coding sequence ATGGGCTGGTGGCAGGTCAACGCGGACACCCTGGCCGGCAGCCGCTTCGTACTGTCCCCGCTCGCCGAGACCTTCGCCTCGCTGAAACTGCTGCACGCGGGCGTGCCCGCGCACCCCGGTGAACAGGCCTGGCTCAGCGATCACCTGCCCGCCTACCGGAGGCGGCTGGCCGCCGACCCGGTCACGGCGCTGCTGGTCCGCTCGGGGCTGGGCCGGAACTGGATCGCCGACTTCCTCACGCCCACCCCCAAGGACCGGGAGACCTTCGAGGAGGGTGTCGCCCGTGTCCGGGCCGCCCAGCCCGGCCGGGCCCGCGCGCATCTGCGGACCTCCCTCGCCGGCCCGCTCCCGGCGGCGCTGCACCGGGACGACCTCCCCGAGCGGGCGGCCGCGCTCCTCGAGGACGTCTGGGCCGACGCCGTACGGCCGTACTGGCCCCGGCGGCGTCGCGTGCTGGAGGCGGACGTGGTCGCGCGCACCGCGCGGATGACCCAGGGCGGCTGGGCGGCCGTCCTGGACGCGCTGCGTCCGGGCACGCGCTGGCTCGGCGAGAACCGGCTGCAGGTGAACACGCACGAGTACCCGCCGCGGGAGATCTCCGGCGCGCAGCTCGTGTTCGTACCGGTCACTCCGCAGACGGGCTGGGTGTCGTGGGAGGAGGACGAACGCTACGCGGTGGTCTACCCGTGCGCCGGCGTGCTCGCCACGGGCCGGAGCCCCGCTGTGCCCGCGAGCCTGGGCACGCTGCTCGGAACCGCTCGCGCCGGGGTCCTGGTACGGCTCGGCTCCCCACTGAGCACCAGCCAACTGACCGCCGTGACCGGCCAGGGCCTCGGTTCGGTCGGCCGGCACCTACGCGTCCTGCTGGACGCGGGACTGGTGGAACGGCGGCGGGCGGGGCGATCGGTGCTGTACTCCCGGACGGCGGCAGGGGAGGTCTTGGTGCGGGCCGGACGGGGCGGCGGGGCGGACAGCCCGGCATAA
- a CDS encoding DUF397 domain-containing protein, producing MAILQGATATWTKSSYSTGNGACVEVMSPSAALAVRDSKVHEGPTLAFPADAWKAFVAAVKA from the coding sequence ATGGCAATTCTTCAGGGTGCCACGGCAACGTGGACGAAGTCCTCCTACTCCACGGGCAACGGCGCATGCGTCGAGGTCATGTCGCCGTCGGCGGCACTGGCCGTTCGTGACTCCAAGGTCCACGAGGGCCCCACCCTGGCGTTCCCCGCCGACGCGTGGAAGGCCTTCGTGGCAGCGGTCAAGGCGTAA
- a CDS encoding glutathione peroxidase, whose translation MTNTSLYEIEIGALKGGSADLGQYAGQAVLVVNVASKCGLTPQYNGLERLQERYAAKGFTVLGVPCNQFLGQEPGSAEEIAEFCSATYGVTFPLTEKVEVNGEGRHTLYDGLVGFADAEGHSGDIRWNFEKFLIGRDGKVVARFSPQTEPEAAEIVTAIEAQLAA comes from the coding sequence ATGACGAATACTTCTTTGTACGAGATCGAGATCGGCGCCCTGAAGGGCGGTTCCGCGGACCTCGGGCAGTACGCCGGGCAGGCCGTGCTCGTCGTGAACGTGGCCTCCAAGTGCGGGCTGACCCCGCAGTACAACGGCCTGGAGCGACTGCAGGAGCGTTACGCCGCCAAGGGCTTCACCGTGCTGGGCGTGCCGTGCAACCAGTTCCTCGGGCAGGAGCCCGGCAGCGCCGAGGAGATCGCCGAGTTCTGCTCGGCGACGTACGGCGTGACCTTCCCGCTGACCGAGAAGGTCGAGGTGAACGGTGAGGGCAGGCACACGCTGTACGACGGCCTGGTCGGTTTCGCCGATGCCGAGGGGCACAGCGGGGACATCCGCTGGAACTTCGAGAAGTTCCTGATCGGCCGCGACGGCAAGGTCGTCGCCCGCTTCTCGCCGCAGACCGAGCCGGAGGCCGCCGAGATCGTCACGGCCATCGAGGCCCAACTGGCGGCTTGA
- a CDS encoding GPP34 family phosphoprotein, producing the protein MGRSRRTIPEELLLLALDPTTGTTAQPQSLDLGLAGAQLVELALAGRIAPDGDRIAVVSPRPTGDPTLDCALELLRRRGAPVRAVHWIGGPRLGLRQIYLSHLERCGMVHAVAGQMCGVLPTTRYQATDTDISREIKARLDSAIRTGVPPDPRTAALAALAHAVGLGKHLYPGNEGRSSRSRLRDLIRHDPMGGLVAHAVMDVQNGAAAQPRRNQAPAGRQAAPGARSAPEPARGVPMQPRHGSMVRAVAH; encoded by the coding sequence ATGGGCAGGAGCCGCAGAACCATTCCGGAAGAGCTTTTGCTTCTGGCGCTGGACCCGACCACGGGTACCACCGCACAGCCGCAGTCGCTCGACCTTGGTCTGGCCGGAGCACAGCTAGTGGAGCTGGCGCTGGCCGGACGGATAGCCCCAGACGGGGATCGTATCGCCGTGGTGTCCCCACGGCCGACCGGAGATCCGACTTTGGACTGCGCGTTGGAGTTGCTGCGAAGGCGCGGCGCTCCGGTTCGGGCCGTCCACTGGATTGGCGGGCCGCGTCTCGGGCTACGCCAGATTTACCTCTCGCATCTGGAGCGGTGCGGCATGGTGCATGCCGTGGCGGGCCAGATGTGCGGAGTGCTTCCGACGACTCGCTACCAGGCGACGGACACCGACATCAGCCGGGAGATCAAGGCCCGGCTGGACTCCGCGATCCGCACCGGCGTACCGCCGGACCCGCGGACCGCGGCGCTCGCCGCACTGGCGCACGCGGTCGGCCTCGGCAAGCACCTGTATCCGGGCAATGAGGGACGCTCGTCCCGCTCCCGGCTGCGGGACCTGATCAGGCACGACCCCATGGGCGGTCTCGTGGCGCACGCCGTGATGGACGTCCAGAACGGCGCGGCCGCACAGCCGCGCCGTAACCAGGCACCGGCCGGCCGGCAGGCCGCGCCCGGGGCCAGGTCCGCGCCGGAACCCGCTCGTGGTGTTCCGATGCAACCGCGCCACGGAAGCATGGTGCGTGCCGTGGCCCACTGA
- a CDS encoding helix-turn-helix domain-containing protein, which yields MASNVNPTVRRRRLGQELRRLRELKGMTAEEVAERLLVSQSKISRLENGRRSISQRDVRDLCGVYEVEDQRIVDSLMQMAKDSRQQGWWHAFGDIPYSVYIGLETDAESLRVYEPQVITGLLQTRQYAEAIIQGALPETSTTDIEKRVQVRLRRQDRIAADREPLRLWVVLDEAALRRVVGSRQVMREQLEQVAEMSQQPHITVQVLPFEVGAHPGINGQYAILEFADAADSSVVYIEGVTSDLYLEKAHDVQKYTVMYEHLRAQALNVEQSRRLIEDVAKEYAR from the coding sequence GTGGCGTCCAATGTCAATCCCACCGTCAGGCGACGCCGGCTGGGCCAGGAGCTGCGCAGGCTCCGCGAGCTCAAGGGCATGACGGCCGAGGAAGTGGCGGAGCGACTGCTCGTGTCGCAGTCGAAGATCAGCCGCCTGGAGAACGGTCGGCGCAGTATCAGCCAGCGGGACGTCCGCGATCTGTGCGGGGTCTACGAGGTCGAGGACCAGCGCATCGTCGACTCGCTGATGCAGATGGCCAAGGACTCGCGCCAACAGGGCTGGTGGCATGCCTTCGGGGACATCCCGTACAGCGTGTACATCGGGCTGGAGACCGACGCGGAGTCCCTGCGGGTCTACGAACCCCAGGTGATCACCGGCCTGTTGCAGACCCGGCAGTACGCCGAGGCGATCATCCAGGGGGCGCTGCCGGAGACCTCGACCACCGACATCGAGAAGCGCGTCCAGGTCCGGCTGCGGCGGCAGGATCGTATCGCCGCCGACCGGGAACCGCTGCGCCTGTGGGTGGTCCTGGACGAGGCCGCGCTGCGCCGGGTCGTCGGGAGCCGTCAGGTGATGCGCGAGCAGCTGGAGCAGGTCGCCGAGATGTCCCAGCAGCCGCACATCACCGTGCAGGTGCTGCCGTTCGAGGTCGGGGCGCACCCCGGTATCAACGGCCAGTACGCGATCCTGGAGTTCGCGGACGCGGCCGACTCGAGCGTGGTGTACATCGAGGGCGTGACCAGTGACCTGTACCTGGAGAAGGCGCACGACGTGCAGAAGTACACGGTGATGTACGAGCACCTGCGGGCGCAGGCCTTGAACGTGGAACAGTCCCGTCGGCTCATCGAGGACGTCGCGAAGGAGTACGCCCGCTGA